A genomic region of Methylobacterium durans contains the following coding sequences:
- a CDS encoding DUF350 domain-containing protein, giving the protein MVSISGLPAFLAYFAAALGLVGLYLAVYLTATPHREIALIRADNNAAAIALGASLIGYALPLSMAIYNAQTLLDCIIWGLVALVVQILIYWLVRLLVPDLSARIARGEVAGAILLAAASIAGGLIDAAAMTY; this is encoded by the coding sequence ATGGTCTCGATCTCCGGACTTCCCGCCTTCCTGGCCTATTTCGCCGCGGCGCTCGGCCTCGTCGGGCTCTATCTCGCGGTCTACCTCACCGCGACGCCCCACAGGGAGATCGCGCTCATCCGGGCCGACAACAACGCGGCCGCGATCGCCCTCGGCGCGAGCCTGATCGGCTACGCCCTGCCGCTCTCGATGGCGATCTACAACGCGCAGACGCTGCTCGACTGCATCATCTGGGGCCTCGTCGCCCTCGTCGTGCAGATCCTGATCTACTGGCTCGTCCGGCTCCTGGTGCCGGACCTCTCGGCGCGCATCGCGCGGGGAGAGGTCGCGGGCGCCATCCTCCTCGCGGCGGCATCGATCGCCGGCGGTCTCATCGACGCCGCCGCGATGACCTACTGA
- a CDS encoding DUF1190 domain-containing protein produces MARQGGILTDRPEGWPGPKRSQTISLLLLCGAGAAAIGLGALDPSQREEDVLVYPSAEACAAGRIRTDADCRRDYATARAAYPSAAPRYSSEPACESHHGRGHCLADTAAGLAPGGRYLPVMAGYVIGRRAEQDLPPQPVFDHAPEAAGHGGGGGYCTGSGGRIATGSGGRSASARVSSAAVRPVSFGGFGATGRAHSSGG; encoded by the coding sequence ATGGCGCGGCAGGGCGGCATCCTCACCGATCGGCCCGAGGGCTGGCCGGGACCCAAGCGGTCGCAGACGATCTCCCTCTTGCTCCTGTGCGGGGCCGGTGCCGCGGCGATCGGGCTCGGCGCCCTCGATCCCTCGCAGCGCGAGGAGGACGTGCTGGTCTACCCGAGCGCCGAGGCCTGCGCCGCCGGGCGGATCCGCACGGATGCGGATTGCCGGCGCGACTACGCCACCGCCCGCGCGGCCTACCCCTCCGCCGCCCCGCGCTACAGCAGCGAGCCGGCCTGCGAGAGCCACCACGGCAGGGGCCACTGCCTCGCCGACACCGCGGCCGGGCTGGCGCCGGGCGGCCGCTACCTGCCCGTCATGGCCGGTTACGTGATCGGGCGGCGGGCCGAGCAGGATCTGCCGCCGCAGCCCGTCTTCGACCACGCGCCGGAGGCCGCCGGGCATGGCGGCGGAGGCGGCTACTGCACCGGCTCGGGCGGCCGCATCGCGACGGGCAGCGGCGGCCGCAGCGCCAGCGCGCGCGTCTCCTCGGCCGCGGTTCGCCCGGTCTCGTTTGGCGGCTTCGGCGCGACCGGCCGCGCCCATTCCAGCGGCGGCTGA
- a CDS encoding DNA polymerase III subunit chi yields the protein MTEILFYHMQRQPLEKVLPNLLERSLERRWRAAVQAASEERLQALDDQLWTFSDDSFLPHATDRDTDAASQPVVLTLRDTNPNAASIRFLVEGADLPADAGSYERICILFDGTDQDALLRAREQWKQAKEGGHAVAYWQQDESGRWQKKA from the coding sequence GTGACCGAGATCCTGTTCTACCACATGCAGCGCCAGCCCCTGGAGAAGGTGCTGCCGAACCTCCTGGAGCGCTCGCTGGAGCGTCGTTGGCGCGCCGCCGTCCAGGCCGCGAGCGAGGAGCGGCTCCAGGCGCTCGACGACCAGCTCTGGACCTTCAGCGACGACAGCTTCCTGCCCCACGCTACCGACCGCGACACCGACGCGGCGAGCCAGCCCGTTGTGCTGACGCTGCGCGACACCAACCCCAACGCCGCCTCGATCCGCTTCCTCGTCGAGGGAGCCGACCTGCCCGCGGATGCCGGCAGCTACGAGCGGATCTGCATCCTGTTCGACGGAACCGATCAGGACGCGCTGCTCCGCGCCCGCGAGCAGTGGAAGCAGGCGAAGGAAGGCGGCCACGCGGTCGCCTACTGGCAGCAGGACGAGAGCGGGCGCTGGCAGAAGAAGGCCTGA
- a CDS encoding S10 family peptidase, translating into MTRFAAWAAALALVLSGPSPLAAQGGPQGAPPQRQAEQRGPEGRKLPADSTTEHSVTLPDGRSLTFTAVAGSLPLVDEAGKLQAEIAYIAFTCPARQGEAERPVTFALNGGPGAASAYLNIGAIGPWRLPADGASISPSQPVGLVPNDGTWLDFTDLVFIDPVGTGYSRAADGDAKKYWSIDSDASVLAAAIARYLRANDRMGAPKFFVGESYGGFRGPLIAAKLQEDVGIGLSGMVLLSPVLDFGWLQPPRTNPWGHVTRLPSFAAAALERRGTVPDRANLAEAESYATGAYLADLLKGPTDSEAVSRLTDKVAALTGLDAGFVRAQAGRLTAHSVQREIDRATGRVASAYDTGVTGWDPEPNAPHSGFEDPLLTAIQAPLTSAMIDLYAKQLNWRVPNMRYELLNGAVNRGWTWGGGRSAPEAVGALRGVLALDGNLRVLVAHGFTDLVTPYFTSKLIIDQMPSYGRAKRLSLAVYPGGHMFYSRPDARAAFRQDVANLYAEALRARASAPQPQGAPAASETHKDMP; encoded by the coding sequence GTGACGCGCTTCGCAGCCTGGGCCGCCGCACTGGCCCTCGTCCTTTCCGGGCCGAGCCCGCTCGCAGCCCAGGGCGGCCCGCAGGGTGCTCCTCCGCAGCGGCAGGCCGAGCAGCGCGGCCCCGAGGGCCGCAAGCTCCCGGCCGATTCGACCACCGAGCACAGCGTGACCCTCCCGGACGGGCGCAGCCTCACCTTCACGGCGGTCGCCGGCAGCCTGCCCCTCGTCGACGAGGCGGGCAAGCTCCAGGCCGAGATCGCCTACATCGCCTTCACGTGCCCCGCGCGTCAGGGCGAGGCGGAGCGTCCGGTCACCTTCGCCCTGAACGGCGGCCCCGGCGCGGCCTCCGCCTACCTCAACATCGGCGCGATCGGACCCTGGCGTCTGCCTGCGGACGGGGCGAGCATCAGCCCCTCGCAGCCGGTCGGCCTCGTGCCGAACGACGGGACCTGGCTCGACTTCACCGACCTCGTCTTCATCGATCCGGTCGGCACCGGCTATAGCCGCGCCGCGGACGGCGACGCCAAGAAGTACTGGAGCATCGATTCCGACGCTTCCGTGCTCGCCGCCGCCATCGCCCGCTACCTGCGGGCGAACGATCGCATGGGCGCGCCGAAATTCTTCGTCGGCGAGAGCTACGGCGGCTTCCGCGGGCCGCTGATCGCCGCGAAGCTCCAGGAGGATGTCGGGATCGGCCTGTCCGGGATGGTCCTGCTCTCGCCGGTCCTCGATTTCGGCTGGCTGCAGCCGCCCCGCACCAATCCCTGGGGCCACGTCACGCGGCTGCCCTCCTTCGCCGCGGCGGCTCTGGAGCGGCGCGGCACGGTGCCGGACCGCGCCAACCTCGCGGAGGCCGAGAGCTACGCGACGGGCGCCTATCTCGCCGACCTGCTGAAGGGTCCGACGGATTCCGAGGCTGTGTCGCGGCTCACGGACAAGGTCGCCGCGCTCACCGGGCTCGACGCCGGCTTCGTGCGGGCGCAGGCGGGCCGCCTGACCGCGCACAGCGTGCAGCGGGAGATCGACCGGGCGACCGGGCGCGTCGCCAGCGCCTACGACACCGGCGTCACGGGCTGGGACCCGGAACCGAACGCACCGCATTCGGGCTTCGAGGACCCGCTGCTGACCGCGATCCAGGCGCCGCTGACGAGCGCGATGATCGACCTCTATGCCAAGCAGCTGAACTGGCGGGTGCCGAACATGCGCTACGAGCTCCTCAACGGCGCGGTCAACCGCGGCTGGACCTGGGGCGGCGGCCGCAGCGCGCCGGAGGCGGTCGGGGCGCTCCGCGGTGTCCTGGCGCTCGACGGCAACCTGCGCGTCCTCGTCGCCCACGGCTTCACCGACCTCGTCACGCCGTACTTCACCTCGAAGCTGATCATCGACCAGATGCCGAGCTACGGCCGGGCCAAGCGGCTCAGCCTCGCCGTTTATCCCGGCGGCCACATGTTCTACTCCCGGCCGGACGCCCGCGCCGCCTTCCGGCAGGACGTGGCCAATCTCTACGCCGAGGCCCTGCGCGCACGGGCGAGTGCGCCGCAGCCGCAGGGGGCCCCGGCCGCCAGCGAGACGCACAAGGACATGCCGTGA
- a CDS encoding NAD(P)/FAD-dependent oxidoreductase — MSYHTETLVIGAGPAGLTAGYLLSKHGRDVLVLERDPHQVGGISRTVSHNGYLFDIGGHRFFSKAKAVVDLWDEILPDDFIERPRLSRIYYKGKYYAYPLKAFEALRNLGLLQSAACVASYLYARARPIREPRSFHEWVRNQFGERLFSIFFKTYTEKVWGMSCDAISADWAAQRIKGLDLGAAIRDALIRSLGLKPRAKPGEPVIKTLIESFRYPRRGPGMMWEAAAAKIAAQGGRVLLDRGVDGLSYDAATGVWTVSVQRGDGSRETYTARHAISSAPVRELVEAIKPRPMSTFQARALQYRDFLTVALIARSRADFPDNWIYIHDPSVLVGRVQNFRSWSPEMVPDADHTCLGLEYFCFEGDGLWTSSDADLVALAKREIGKIGLIAPEDVVDACVVRQPKAYPVYDEDYRQNVAMVRLELERDFPTLHLVGRNGMHKYNNQDHAMMTAMLTVENILAGHRRHDIWSVNEDAEYTEAGVSGAEEALGSERLVPRRVA, encoded by the coding sequence ATGAGCTACCACACCGAGACGCTGGTCATCGGCGCCGGTCCCGCCGGGCTCACGGCCGGATATCTGCTGTCGAAGCACGGGCGCGACGTGCTCGTCCTCGAACGCGACCCGCATCAGGTCGGCGGCATCAGCCGCACCGTCTCGCACAATGGCTACCTGTTCGACATCGGCGGCCACCGTTTCTTCTCCAAGGCGAAGGCCGTGGTCGATCTCTGGGACGAGATCCTGCCCGACGATTTCATCGAGCGCCCGCGCCTGTCGCGGATCTACTACAAGGGCAAATACTACGCCTACCCGCTCAAGGCGTTCGAGGCGCTGAGAAATCTCGGCCTCCTCCAGAGCGCGGCCTGTGTCGCGTCCTACCTCTACGCGCGGGCGCGCCCGATCCGGGAGCCGCGGAGCTTCCACGAGTGGGTCCGCAACCAGTTCGGCGAGCGCCTGTTCTCGATCTTCTTCAAGACCTACACCGAGAAGGTGTGGGGCATGTCCTGCGACGCGATCTCGGCCGACTGGGCGGCGCAGCGAATCAAGGGCCTCGACCTCGGCGCGGCGATCCGCGACGCGCTGATCCGCTCGCTCGGCTTGAAGCCGCGTGCAAAGCCGGGCGAGCCGGTGATCAAGACGCTGATCGAGTCGTTCCGCTATCCGCGCCGCGGCCCCGGCATGATGTGGGAGGCGGCCGCGGCCAAGATCGCCGCCCAGGGCGGGCGGGTGCTGCTCGACCGCGGCGTCGACGGCCTCAGCTACGACGCGGCGACCGGCGTGTGGACGGTCTCGGTCCAGCGCGGGGACGGCTCGCGGGAGACCTACACGGCACGCCACGCGATCTCGTCGGCGCCCGTGCGGGAACTGGTCGAGGCGATCAAGCCGCGCCCGATGAGCACCTTCCAGGCCCGCGCCCTGCAATATCGCGACTTCCTCACGGTGGCGCTGATCGCGCGCAGCCGCGCCGATTTCCCGGACAACTGGATCTACATTCACGACCCGTCGGTTCTCGTCGGGCGCGTGCAGAACTTCCGCTCCTGGTCGCCCGAGATGGTGCCGGACGCCGACCACACCTGCCTCGGGCTCGAGTATTTCTGCTTCGAGGGCGACGGGCTCTGGACGTCCTCGGACGCCGACCTCGTGGCGCTCGCCAAGCGCGAGATCGGCAAGATCGGCCTGATCGCGCCCGAGGACGTCGTGGACGCCTGCGTGGTGCGCCAGCCGAAGGCTTACCCGGTCTACGACGAGGATTACCGCCAGAACGTCGCGATGGTGCGCCTGGAGCTGGAGCGGGATTTCCCGACCCTGCACCTCGTCGGCCGCAACGGCATGCACAAGTACAACAACCAGGACCACGCGATGATGACGGCGATGCTGACCGTCGAGAACATCCTCGCCGGCCACCGTCGACACGACATCTGGAGCGTCAACGAGGACGCGGAATACACCGAGGCCGGCGTGTCCGGGGCCGAGGAGGCGCTCGGCAGCGAGCGCCTCGTGCCCCGCAGGGTCGCCTGA
- a CDS encoding oligosaccharide flippase family protein: MAAGLRTSREVGAAGGGADARFGPVVPPRSPSRTGAVSTAPARLPRLALDRLRSVRAGPARAALDVFAIRILAAGLAYGAQVLMARLMGGAEYGVFATVWVWVAILGHAATLGLSQGACRFLPAAQARGELAETRGFLVAASAVTAFVGLSLAVLGLGLVALADSPIGGAYALPILIAALVLPLFALQDLCEGIARSQNWAVLAIGPTYLLRQGLVMGAMIVAILAGAPAEAWVALACTLVATGLSAFVQAVLLLRRLRGVVPPGPRRFRWRAWLGACLPIAATDLAGAAFGFIDVVILAVLMPPEAVGLYFAATRIQQFVLFVHFAASAATAQRFSAAHALGDRAALAGLVGTQARATFAATSVVGLGLVTVGPLLLGLFGPDFAASLTPLAILVAGSVAASLFGPGEDLLTMLGGERLCAAITLGMLAVAAGASFLLIPPLGVAGAALAMAAATVLRGFALALAARAVHGLATPVWAGLRGTTRS; the protein is encoded by the coding sequence ATGGCTGCGGGTCTCAGAACAAGCCGGGAGGTCGGCGCGGCCGGCGGCGGGGCGGATGCCCGGTTCGGGCCCGTCGTCCCGCCGCGCTCCCCCTCCCGCACGGGCGCGGTGAGCACCGCCCCCGCGCGACTCCCGCGTCTCGCCCTCGATCGCCTCCGCTCCGTCCGGGCGGGGCCGGCCCGCGCAGCGCTCGACGTCTTCGCGATCCGCATCCTCGCGGCTGGCCTCGCCTACGGCGCGCAGGTGCTGATGGCACGCCTGATGGGCGGCGCCGAGTACGGCGTCTTCGCGACCGTCTGGGTCTGGGTGGCGATCCTCGGCCACGCGGCGACCCTCGGCCTCTCGCAGGGCGCCTGCCGCTTCCTGCCGGCGGCGCAGGCGCGCGGGGAGCTTGCCGAGACGCGCGGCTTCCTCGTCGCCGCGTCCGCGGTGACCGCCTTCGTCGGCCTCTCACTCGCCGTGCTCGGCCTCGGGCTCGTCGCCCTCGCGGACTCGCCGATCGGCGGTGCGTACGCCCTGCCCATCCTCATCGCGGCGCTCGTCCTGCCGCTCTTCGCCCTGCAGGATCTATGCGAAGGGATCGCCCGCAGCCAGAACTGGGCGGTGCTGGCGATCGGGCCGACCTACCTGCTGCGGCAGGGCCTCGTGATGGGCGCGATGATCGTCGCGATCCTGGCCGGGGCGCCGGCGGAGGCGTGGGTCGCGCTCGCGTGCACGCTGGTGGCGACCGGCCTGTCCGCCTTCGTGCAGGCGGTCCTGCTCCTGCGCCGGCTGCGGGGCGTCGTCCCGCCCGGCCCGCGTCGGTTCCGATGGCGCGCCTGGCTCGGCGCCTGCCTGCCGATCGCGGCGACAGACCTCGCCGGAGCCGCCTTCGGCTTCATCGACGTGGTCATCCTCGCTGTCCTGATGCCGCCGGAAGCGGTCGGCCTCTACTTCGCGGCGACGCGCATCCAGCAATTCGTGCTGTTCGTGCATTTCGCGGCCTCGGCGGCCACCGCCCAGCGCTTCAGCGCCGCGCACGCCCTCGGGGACCGGGCGGCGCTCGCGGGCCTCGTCGGCACGCAGGCGCGCGCCACCTTCGCGGCGACGTCCGTCGTCGGCCTGGGGCTCGTCACGGTGGGACCGCTCCTCCTCGGCCTGTTCGGGCCCGACTTCGCGGCGAGCCTGACGCCGCTCGCGATCCTCGTCGCCGGGAGCGTCGCGGCGAGCCTGTTCGGCCCGGGCGAAGATCTCTTGACCATGCTCGGCGGCGAGCGGCTCTGCGCCGCGATCACGCTCGGCATGCTCGCCGTCGCCGCGGGCGCGAGCTTCCTTCTCATCCCCCCGTTGGGCGTGGCGGGCGCGGCTCTCGCGATGGCGGCCGCCACGGTGCTGCGCGGCTTCGCCCTGGCGCTCGCCGCGCGCGCCGTGCACGGGCTCGCGACGCCGGTCTGGGCGGGGCTTCGAGGAACGACGCGATCATGA
- a CDS encoding SGNH/GDSL hydrolase family protein, producing the protein MAFPQTADPDVRTTMRGLRPVLLPLVALLQIGSALAQAPEAPPEPPRPAPTVVSPPTAAAAPAGEPLDPSLSPECRVPGSKLYTLAKLQSVKAALKEKRPVRVLAVGSNSAGPGASASYPVKLETALERSLPDVDVVVEARGLQGEIASGAAERLRSMVADVEPDLVVWQVGTHDALARVELDSFADALDDTVKWIKSHDIDVVLVDPVYTASLAQDEYYLSIVRKVQEVAAREGVPLVQRYAAMRFLSGRTDKGEDHMLGRQFRLNDLGLRCMAEHVTRAITLSLLQPDTTGTAGPVLGKSLLPGVKDGIPGPQVNPTPDAH; encoded by the coding sequence GTGGCGTTCCCGCAGACCGCGGATCCAGACGTGAGAACGACGATGCGCGGCCTCCGGCCGGTCCTGCTCCCGCTCGTGGCGCTTTTGCAGATCGGGTCCGCCCTTGCGCAGGCGCCGGAAGCGCCGCCGGAGCCGCCGCGCCCGGCACCCACCGTCGTCTCGCCGCCGACCGCCGCCGCGGCGCCGGCCGGCGAGCCCCTCGACCCGAGCCTCTCGCCCGAGTGCCGGGTTCCGGGCTCGAAGCTCTACACGCTGGCCAAGCTCCAGTCGGTGAAGGCAGCGCTCAAGGAGAAGCGGCCCGTGCGGGTGCTCGCGGTCGGCTCGAACTCGGCCGGTCCCGGCGCCTCGGCGAGCTATCCCGTGAAGCTCGAGACGGCGCTGGAGCGCTCTCTGCCCGACGTCGACGTCGTCGTGGAAGCCCGCGGCCTCCAGGGCGAGATCGCCTCCGGCGCCGCCGAGCGGCTGCGCAGCATGGTGGCGGACGTGGAGCCCGATCTCGTGGTCTGGCAGGTGGGTACGCACGACGCGTTGGCCCGTGTGGAGCTCGACTCCTTCGCCGACGCCCTCGACGACACGGTGAAGTGGATCAAATCCCACGACATCGACGTCGTTCTGGTCGATCCCGTCTACACCGCCAGCCTCGCGCAGGACGAGTACTACCTCAGCATCGTCCGCAAGGTGCAGGAGGTGGCGGCCCGCGAGGGCGTGCCGCTGGTGCAGCGCTACGCCGCCATGCGCTTCCTCTCCGGCCGCACCGACAAGGGCGAGGACCACATGCTCGGCCGCCAGTTCCGGTTGAACGATCTCGGCCTGCGCTGCATGGCCGAGCACGTCACCCGCGCGATCACGCTCTCGCTCCTCCAGCCCGACACGACCGGCACCGCCGGGCCCGTCCTCGGCAAGAGCCTGCTGCCCGGCGTCAAGGATGGAATCCCCGGTCCACAGGTGAATCCCACCCCCGACGCCCATTGA
- a CDS encoding OpgC family protein: MRDANAIDFWRGLALVTIFINHIPGNTFERYTYSQYGISDAAELFVFLAGWSIGIATRSRDGRPEPASRSVLRLMSRTIEVYRAQITVMAIALAMIAGTALLLDNPLILEWHNAGTFFADPIQTIVGVVLLTHQLGFFNILPLYVVLLGIAPFFILLARVSRVAALVLSAGLYLTSLVEEWNLPSWPGQGDWFFDPLCWQLLLVLGFVLEDWNRQSDTLRRLSRRLMPLGIALVLLGIVLSVLELRPDPLLVPEPRLIFDFDKTYLSPARLIHFLGVLLAFQAVYPVLAPRIGMVVQYFTSLGRNSLAVFSMGSVFSLAGQLLRFWTGGGLLIDLSIVAFGLFALGFTAWFVEWRSRRPRIQT, encoded by the coding sequence ATGCGGGATGCAAACGCCATCGACTTCTGGCGGGGCCTCGCCCTCGTGACGATCTTCATCAATCACATCCCGGGCAACACCTTCGAGCGCTACACCTATTCGCAGTACGGCATCTCCGACGCGGCCGAGCTGTTCGTGTTCCTGGCCGGCTGGTCGATCGGCATCGCCACCCGGAGCCGAGACGGCCGTCCCGAGCCGGCGTCGCGCTCGGTGCTGCGGTTGATGTCGCGCACGATCGAGGTCTACCGGGCACAGATCACCGTCATGGCGATCGCGCTCGCCATGATCGCGGGGACCGCCCTCCTCCTCGACAACCCGCTCATCCTCGAATGGCACAATGCCGGCACCTTCTTCGCCGATCCGATCCAAACGATCGTCGGTGTGGTGCTGCTCACGCATCAGCTCGGCTTCTTCAACATCCTGCCGCTCTACGTCGTGCTGCTCGGCATCGCGCCATTCTTCATCCTGCTGGCGCGGGTGAGCCGCGTCGCGGCGCTCGTCCTCTCCGCCGGCCTCTACCTCACGAGCCTCGTGGAGGAATGGAACCTGCCCTCCTGGCCCGGCCAGGGCGACTGGTTCTTCGATCCGCTCTGCTGGCAGCTCCTGCTCGTGCTCGGCTTCGTGCTGGAGGACTGGAACCGGCAATCGGACACCCTGCGCCGCCTCTCGCGCCGGCTGATGCCCCTCGGGATCGCTCTCGTGCTGCTCGGCATCGTCCTCTCGGTGCTCGAGCTGCGGCCGGACCCGCTCCTCGTGCCCGAGCCGCGCCTCATTTTCGACTTCGACAAGACCTATCTCTCGCCCGCGCGGCTAATCCATTTCCTCGGCGTGCTGCTCGCATTCCAGGCGGTCTATCCTGTCCTGGCGCCGCGGATCGGGATGGTCGTTCAGTATTTCACGAGCCTCGGCCGGAACTCGCTTGCGGTGTTCTCCATGGGCTCGGTATTCAGTCTGGCCGGACAGCTCTTGCGGTTCTGGACAGGTGGTGGCCTCCTGATCGACCTGTCCATCGTCGCTTTCGGTTTGTTCGCACTGGGTTTCACCGCATGGTTCGTCGAGTGGCGTTCCCGCAGACCGCGGATCCAGACGTGA
- a CDS encoding alpha/beta fold hydrolase: MDQPLVQARENASRPHVPALGPSDPVARAVVTTPSGHRVAYVEAGEGPDLVLIHGALMVLDDMWLGPMSVLARHFRVIAFDRPGHGGSSRARLADATPWRQAEILGEAMDALGLRRPLVAGHSFGGAVALALGLGRPEALAGVLALAPICFPEARLEQVLFGPRAVSISGDMLAHGPGAALDSALLPLLWRAMFLPQRMPEVFAARFPFAYARRPEAMIANGEDAAALWPGLTRSAFAYATCRCPVHVLTGNADLVVSPHLHGRTAARLIPGARHDALDGVGHMLHHARADAVVAAALGLARP, translated from the coding sequence ATGGATCAGCCGCTGGTGCAGGCTCGCGAGAACGCGTCGCGACCGCACGTCCCCGCCCTCGGTCCCTCCGACCCCGTCGCGCGCGCCGTCGTCACGACGCCGTCCGGGCACCGCGTCGCCTATGTCGAGGCGGGCGAGGGGCCGGACCTCGTCCTGATCCACGGCGCGCTGATGGTGCTGGACGACATGTGGCTCGGGCCGATGTCCGTGCTCGCCCGCCATTTCCGCGTGATCGCCTTCGACCGACCCGGCCACGGCGGGAGCTCGCGGGCGCGCCTCGCCGACGCGACGCCCTGGCGCCAGGCCGAGATCCTCGGCGAAGCGATGGACGCGCTCGGCCTGCGCAGACCGCTCGTCGCCGGGCATTCCTTCGGCGGGGCCGTGGCGCTCGCCCTCGGCCTCGGGCGGCCTGAGGCCCTGGCGGGCGTGCTGGCGCTTGCCCCCATCTGCTTTCCGGAGGCGCGGCTCGAGCAGGTTCTGTTCGGACCGCGCGCAGTGTCGATCTCCGGCGACATGCTCGCCCACGGCCCCGGCGCGGCCCTCGATTCGGCGCTGCTGCCGCTCCTCTGGCGGGCGATGTTTCTGCCCCAGCGCATGCCGGAGGTGTTCGCCGCCCGTTTCCCGTTCGCCTACGCGCGTCGGCCGGAGGCGATGATCGCGAACGGGGAGGATGCCGCGGCGCTCTGGCCGGGCCTGACCCGGAGCGCGTTCGCCTACGCGACCTGCCGCTGCCCGGTGCACGTTCTGACGGGGAATGCCGATCTCGTCGTGAGCCCGCACCTGCACGGTCGCACCGCGGCGCGCCTCATCCCCGGCGCGCGCCACGATGCGCTCGACGGTGTCGGCCACATGCTCCACCACGCGCGCGCCGACGCGGTCGTGGCGGCGGCGCTCGGCTTGGCGCGTCCCTGA
- a CDS encoding SDR family oxidoreductase encodes MNKPVAIVTGAGSGIGRAVALGLGRAGYALALAGRRRDPLESLAAEIGADALPLATDVTDPDSVDRLFAETVRAFGRVDVLFNNAGVFTPAVAIDAVSLEDWRASVDTNLTGAFLCTRAAFRTMKAQDPRGGRIINNGSIAAQVPRPNSAPYAATKHAITGLTRATSLDGRAHDIACGQIDVGNAETDMTRAFAEGARQADGSMRPEPVMDAAHVAHAVVYMAGLPLAANVQFMTVVATKMPYIGRG; translated from the coding sequence ATGAACAAGCCGGTGGCGATCGTGACGGGTGCGGGATCCGGCATCGGCCGGGCGGTGGCGCTGGGGCTCGGGCGAGCCGGATACGCGTTGGCTCTCGCCGGCCGGCGACGGGACCCGCTGGAGAGCCTCGCGGCCGAGATCGGCGCCGACGCGCTGCCGCTCGCGACGGACGTGACCGATCCGGATTCCGTCGACCGCCTGTTCGCCGAGACGGTGCGGGCCTTCGGGCGGGTGGACGTGCTGTTCAACAATGCGGGCGTGTTCACGCCGGCCGTCGCGATCGACGCGGTGAGCCTGGAGGATTGGCGGGCGAGCGTCGACACGAACCTCACCGGCGCCTTCCTCTGCACCCGGGCCGCGTTCCGGACGATGAAGGCGCAGGACCCGCGCGGCGGGCGGATCATCAACAACGGCTCGATCGCCGCGCAGGTGCCGCGGCCCAACTCGGCGCCCTACGCGGCGACGAAGCACGCGATCACCGGACTCACCCGCGCCACGTCGCTGGACGGGCGCGCCCACGACATCGCCTGCGGCCAGATCGACGTCGGCAACGCCGAGACCGACATGACGCGCGCCTTCGCGGAGGGCGCCCGGCAGGCTGACGGATCCATGCGGCCGGAGCCCGTGATGGACGCGGCCCACGTCGCCCACGCCGTCGTCTACATGGCCGGGCTGCCGCTCGCGGCCAACGTCCAGTTCATGACGGTGGTGGCGACCAAGATGCCCTATATCGGCCGCGGCTGA